CAAAACTTATACGTATTCCTATGACGGTGAACTCGTTTCTGAAACATTTGCTTTTTCAGAGCCATTCAGCGTAGACGAGCCAGTCGGCTTTGCCTGGATTTCAGAATTCGCTGATGGAAGTATCTTCCCTTACTATGAGCATGAAACCAAAGCCGGTCTCGCACACAGCGATCCATATGATGACAGCTATCTCGTCATCAAATATCCGGTCAAAGCCGGTTCATCCTTTACCTATACATACTGGGACGTGGACTACACTGGCACCTACACGAATACAGATGTGCAGGTTACAACCCCATATGGCACATTTGATCACGCAGTGGAAGTCACTGAAGACGGGATCAAATATTACTACGTAAAAGGATTCGGTCTTGTGAAAGAAGTGGATACAGACGGGACTGTTTACAGTGAACTCGTCAGCATTGAAGAATCTGTAAATTAATTTAAAGAAGAAGCCGGCCCCATTTGGGACTGGCTTTTTTCATGCATTCAAAAAACGCCTGGCAAATGGGTCATCCATTTGCCAGGCGTTGCCGTTTTAACTTATTTGATATCGATGCCGTATTTTGCAAGTCCGTCAGTAGCCAGTTCGATGAAGGAGATATTATCATCTTCCAATGCGAATGGCTGAGCGGATGGGCTGGACAGGAATGTCAGTTCAGCATCAGCGACTGTCGACGCGAGTTCCCAGTTGCCATCAGCGGATGGGTCAATGACTGGGTTTTCCACGAGATAATCCATGATTGCGAGTCGGTTTTCGTAAGCGAAATCGACTTGCGCGATGGCGTCACGCACGCCTGGGAAGTTGCCGCTTGCGCGGTAGTTATTCGTTACGACAAAGAACTGCTGGTTCGGATCGATTGGCTCCCCATTGTATGTCAGGTTGACGATCCGGTTGGCATCTGCATTGATCAGTTTGCCGTCGCCATCGTATTTCGCCGGTTCCGTGATATCGATGTCGTATTCCACGCCATCAATCACATCGAAGTTATATGACCGGAAATCCGGGTTGATGATGTCCTGCTCAGTTGCAGCAGATGCATTCACCTGGTTGAACTGGCCTGCAGACATTTCGAGCCATTCTTTCACACCTTCACCAGTCAGAACAAGACCGAAGATCGTATTGTCAAAGACATATAGATCCGCTACGTTCTTGATGGCGATTGTGCCAGCCGGGATATTCGTATAGTATTCCGCCCCGTAACGTCCGCCCGCTTTAAATGGTGCGGCTGCGGAAAGCACTGGAAGGTCTGTGAATTCACCTTGATAGTTTTTCTCCACATACCATTTCTGCGCTGTATTCACGAGCTGGATGGATGGATCATCCTGTACTTGCGAGAAGTAGCTTGTAATCGGTGCAGTTGTTTCACCGATCGGTGTGTTGACGTAATTGATTGTTGCTTGATGTGTTTCCTGGACGGAATCAATGACGCCTTGATCTACAACATCAGCCGGCAAGTCTTTAATCGACCGGAGTTCAGCGTCCCCGTCGATCACTTGCCATTTGCCGCCGAGCTGCTTCAGGTGAAGGTCGATGACACCGAGGTGGCTGCCGAATTTACCTGGCATAACGACCGGTGTGCCGTTGATCGTGCCTTCTTCCATATTCACGCCTTCGAGATCACCGTAGCTGCCCGGGAACGTCACATGATTGTGCCCAGTGATGACTGCATCAACGCCTTCCAATTCAGTGAGCTGGTACGTGATGTTTTCTTCGCCGACTACGTGTTCTTCATCGCCCATACCGGAATGCGAAAGAACGACAACGACATCAGCGCCAGCCGCTTTCACTTCCGGAAGGAATTTCTCGACGGTTTGCACAGCGTCTTCCGCGATGACTTTTCCTTCAAGGTTGATCTTATCCCACTTCATGATCTGCGGTGCCACGACACCGATCACGCCGACCTGAATCGTATGTTCACGGCCTTTCGCATCTTTCACGACCCGGTCTTCCACGACGTATGGCGTGAATTTATTTTCTTTTGTTTCTGCATCGTAGACGTTTGCGTTCAGTACCGGGAATGGCGCTTCTTCCAACGCATTTTCAAGGTAATCCAGCCCGAAGTTGAACTCATGGTTACCGAGCGTTGTTGCATCGAAGTCGAGTGATTCGAGCGCAGCGAAAGCCGGGTGTAATTCGTTTTCTTCAATCGGGTCTTCCGTCACTTTGTAGCTGCCAAACGGTGTGCCTTGGATCAAGTCGCCGTTATCGAATAGCAGGGAGTTTGCACTTTCCGCGCGTGCCTGTTCAATCAGAACGCCGGTTTTAGCCAAGCCGAGGCTATTATCAATTTTATCTTGGTAGTAGTTGTAGTTCACAAAATTCGTGTGAAGATCGGATGTGCCCAGAATGCGGAGTGACACTTCTTTGCCTGTGACCGGCTTTTCGATTTTCACCTGATCGGTGTTGCCTTTTGCTCCGTTCCCCGGTGCAGCCAGTACACCAGTTGATGCGGAAAATCCACCGATGGTCAGTGCAAGTGCTGTTGATACGACAGACGCTTTTTTGAATACGTTCACTCGAGTATCCCCTTTTTGCTTAAGTTTTCGCGCTATACATATGCCTTTGTATAGCCACCGAACTCTACTATAGCTGCTTTTTCAGAAAAGTAAAGGCTTTCATTCGACGGGAACTTCTGTTTTTCGACAATTGAGCAAATGCTCCTAGAGGTCTGACTTCTTTTTCAGGACTTCGGAATCCCGAATTTTTCATTGCTTTTTCTTAGAGCGGTTGTAGGGGGATCTCCGATTTCCGCAAAAGGGATTGGGTGCCTGGAAATGATCTCATCAAGGAAGGCGCAGATGGAAAAACGGCATCATTTTTTATGATTTAAAGCAAGAATCCGGCTTAGTTGCATTTAAGATTGCGTGAAGAAACTTTAAGCGCCCGCGAGTTCACTTTAAAGCCTTTTGAATGTGCATTAAGAGAATCCGAATTCACTTTAAGGCGCTGTGAAATTACTTTAAGATTCCATAGGCAATCCAAATAGGCAGATAATCTTTGATTGAACACAAAAAAGCCACCCCGGAGGATGGCTTCAAACTCATTTCTTTACTTCAGTTCGTCCAAGAATAATGAAACGATTTTCACTGCTTCTGCATGTGAAACGGCTGCATTCAGTTTGAACTGTCCGTTATGACCTTCAACGATTCCGAAATCATATAGCATAGTGATCGCTTTTTGTGTTTCAGCATCTGCCCGTTTCAGATCTTTGAACGGCGCAAGTTCGCCAGCCACGTAGTCATCACCGGCATAATCGAACGCGCGGTTCAAGAGAAGAGCCAAGCCCGCCCGTTTTACAGCTTTATTTTCCTGGAACTTGCCATCACTGAGGATGCCTGCTTCCACTGCTGCAGCGATTGCTTCTTCGACAGTTGCCGCTTCAATTCCGGCCGCCCGGACTGCGAGTGCTACGGCTTCGCCTTGTTTCAGCGCTTTGTCCGCTTCGAATTCTTCACCGAACAGGCCATCAAGGAGACCGTTGTAGTAAAGGTTCTGCACGTACGGGTAGATTTCGTCAAGGATCGAGATATCCGCATATGGCACTGTCAGGTTAATGCGCCCTTCCACTTCAGGGCTGACTTTGCCGAGTGTTGCAATATAATCGATGAACATCTGGTAGTCGATATTGCCCGGTTCGCTCACACGGCCATCCGCGTACGCTGCAGCGAAAACATCATAGCCATCGCCGCCTTTAGCGGTGAATGTGTTTGTTGCGACTTTATAAAAAGCGGCCGGGTCCAGTGCTACCACTTCGTCATTGCTTGTGATGTAGACCTCGCTGATGCGCTCGCCTGCAGGTGCAGTCGGATCAAACGCGAATTTCAGGCCCGCCACTTGGAGGAATCCGCCGCTCGTTGTCGGATAGGCGCTTACGCTGTGCTCGAGGGCCGCGATGATTTCCGCGCCGCTCAGCTCCATAATCGCAAGGCTATTGCCGAACGGCATTACAGTCAGGACTTCACCCACTGTAATATCTCCCGTGTCGATTGATGCCCGGATTCCACCGCCGTTTTGCAGCGCGATGACGGTTTCAGGGTCGATTTCCTGAGCTGTCGCCAGCATACCGTCAGTAATCAGGTTACCTAGGTTTGTTTCAGAAGTCCGCACGTCTCCGCGTGCGCCGTTCAGTACAACTTCCGCTTCCGCACCGGTGGACTGGTTTTTCAATCTTTCAATTGCCGCTGTGTATGGTGCCAGAAGTTCTGCAGCTTCCGCATCGGCAACTGCGCTTCCAACCGGGTGAAGCGTTCCGTCGAATGATGTGATGACACCCGCCTCGTTGAACGTGACGTCCAGTTCACCGACTGCGTTGCCATACTGGCCCGCCTGGACGATGACAACCGGTTCTCCGTCTTCATTAAAGACAATCGGTTCCCCTAACTCGGTGTGCGTATGTCCGCCGACGATCACGTCAATGCCAGCCACTGCTTCTGCAAGCAATCGGTCATTATCGTATAACCGTGAGTCATCATATCCGAGATGCGTCAGTGCTACGATTTTATTGACACCGGCTGCTTCGAATGCCGCGACCGCTTCTTCAGCAGCAGCGATGTAGTTTGAGAAGTCCACTTCACCAGGGCTTGAGATATCGGCCGTTTCTTCGGTTGTCAGACCGAAGATCCCGACTTGTTCCCCATCAATTTCTTTGATGATGCCGCTGTAGATTTCACCGTTTTCAAACTCGGATGTATAAACATTATTCTCGAAAGCCGCCAGGTTGGTGTCTTGTGAGAAGTCCGTATTCGCGGAGACGAACGGGAACTCAGCTCCAGCGATGAATTCAGCAAGGGCCGCATGTCCTTCAGGGCTCGCGCCAAGATCGAATTCGTGGTTTCCGAATGTCATTGCGTCATATTGAAGCAAATTCATGAAAGCCAAATCCGCCTGCCCTTCAAACTCGTTGAAGTACAGCGTTCCCGAGAATACATCTCCAGCGTCCAGCAAAAGATTATTCGGATTCTCCGCCCGAAGCTGTTCTACCACTGTCACCCGTTTCGCGACATTTTCCAGATGTGCATGCGTGTCATTCGTGTGCAGAATCGTCAGTTCGAAATCCCCTTCTGCCGCTGTTGCCGCTATCGGAGCCTGAAGTCCGATTGCACTGATCGTCACTGCCGATGCAATAGTCGCCTTAACCGCTTTACTCTTCATCTGACACCATCCTTCTTAGTTTTCGAATAATTGCCCTTAGAATAACTCCTGAATTAAATTTCATACCGGCAATTCAAAGGACAAGTAACCGCTTTCAGTTTAGCATGCCGAAATTCTTCCAACAATAAAAAACTTATTTATTTATGTTTTTTACAAATCGCCTATTAATTGAATCAATTTCATAATTATGAGGCCTTGCGACTCTAAGGCGGTCAGAAGTAAAAAAAGGAACACCTCCCCAAATCCTGTATAATGGACGTCACCACAACACACCAAAACAGGAGGGGAAGCGCTCTATGCCTATTATAAGACAAGATAACCTGTTTGACATGCAGGAATTATTCGAAATAGCACCTACCCACCGGTTCAATGCCATTTTTTCGACATTGGAACTGGGTCCGCTTCTTCGCATTTTTGATAAAAGCCGTTCCTTTTTTGTCTAGGAGAAACGGGAACTTGCGCGACTCCTGCGGAATAACTGGCTGGTAAGATCCCGCCGCACGGAACGGGCGGCGAGGCTTGCCGGTCAGTCCGCGGAAAGCAAGCGGGTTCCCGTCCGTCCAACTTTTTGGTGAATTCACAGATTCATTTTTTAGAGGAAAAATGCTCAGAAAAGCAGTCTGTGCTTTTTTAAACATGCGATTTATGAAATCGGCTCAATTATATCGCCATTTTACAAGCGAGCAACAGACATGAATGCTTCCCCCTTCATATAAAAAAAGCACGCCTACAGAAGCTGCGGCGTGCAAATCAATCTTTGTTTATTTTCGCAAAGCATCCAGAACAAGGTTTGCTGTCCCGGCGGCTTGTTTTTGCAGCGGAAGGGCTTTCTCATTAAGCTTTTCCGCTTCTATAGCATAGTTTTTCAAAATACGCTCAGCCGCCGCCGTAAGATCTTTATGATTCCAATCCTGCGGACTGACGCTGCCGATCACTCGCTGGCCTGTAATGGAAGCAAACGAATCGATTTTCGGATCATATGAAAGTGCGAGGAATGGCGTGGAGCCGGCTGCAGCAAAAATCAGCGCATGCAGCCGCATGCCGATCAGCAGGTCCACTTCGCTGATGATGGCCATCTTTTCTTCTATCGAGCTGTCATGTGGTGCAATCAATGCTTCTTGTTGCATCATCGCCGCCGTGCGCTCCGATGTTTTTAAATCATGCTCACCGTGCATCGGCACGAAGACAATCCGGTTGCCGCGTTCTGCGAGTTCATCGAGCGAAGCGGCGATATCATTCAAGTAGTCCAGGTTTTCTGTCCAGTCCCGGACAGAGACAGCAATAGTCTGGATTCCCGGGTCTTTTTCAAGCCAGTTGCTCTGGAAATCACCAGGATTCAAGCCCATAACGGGATCAGGAACAACGGTGATCGACCGGGTAATACCGATGTCTTCCAACAACTGCTTTGACTGGCTGTCTCGTACGGTCAGCAATTCAGCTTTCTGAAGAACTTTCTTCATCAGCAGACGGTTGGCTTTTCCGCTCACTGGTCCCATACCCTGGGCA
Above is a genomic segment from Planococcus lenghuensis containing:
- a CDS encoding bifunctional 2',3'-cyclic-nucleotide 2'-phosphodiesterase/3'-nucleotidase — translated: MNVFKKASVVSTALALTIGGFSASTGVLAAPGNGAKGNTDQVKIEKPVTGKEVSLRILGTSDLHTNFVNYNYYQDKIDNSLGLAKTGVLIEQARAESANSLLFDNGDLIQGTPFGSYKVTEDPIEENELHPAFAALESLDFDATTLGNHEFNFGLDYLENALEEAPFPVLNANVYDAETKENKFTPYVVEDRVVKDAKGREHTIQVGVIGVVAPQIMKWDKINLEGKVIAEDAVQTVEKFLPEVKAAGADVVVVLSHSGMGDEEHVVGEENITYQLTELEGVDAVITGHNHVTFPGSYGDLEGVNMEEGTINGTPVVMPGKFGSHLGVIDLHLKQLGGKWQVIDGDAELRSIKDLPADVVDQGVIDSVQETHQATINYVNTPIGETTAPITSYFSQVQDDPSIQLVNTAQKWYVEKNYQGEFTDLPVLSAAAPFKAGGRYGAEYYTNIPAGTIAIKNVADLYVFDNTIFGLVLTGEGVKEWLEMSAGQFNQVNASAATEQDIINPDFRSYNFDVIDGVEYDIDITEPAKYDGDGKLINADANRIVNLTYNGEPIDPNQQFFVVTNNYRASGNFPGVRDAIAQVDFAYENRLAIMDYLVENPVIDPSADGNWELASTVADAELTFLSSPSAQPFALEDDNISFIELATDGLAKYGIDIK
- a CDS encoding bifunctional metallophosphatase/5'-nucleotidase gives rise to the protein MKSKAVKATIASAVTISAIGLQAPIAATAAEGDFELTILHTNDTHAHLENVAKRVTVVEQLRAENPNNLLLDAGDVFSGTLYFNEFEGQADLAFMNLLQYDAMTFGNHEFDLGASPEGHAALAEFIAGAEFPFVSANTDFSQDTNLAAFENNVYTSEFENGEIYSGIIKEIDGEQVGIFGLTTEETADISSPGEVDFSNYIAAAEEAVAAFEAAGVNKIVALTHLGYDDSRLYDNDRLLAEAVAGIDVIVGGHTHTELGEPIVFNEDGEPVVIVQAGQYGNAVGELDVTFNEAGVITSFDGTLHPVGSAVADAEAAELLAPYTAAIERLKNQSTGAEAEVVLNGARGDVRTSETNLGNLITDGMLATAQEIDPETVIALQNGGGIRASIDTGDITVGEVLTVMPFGNSLAIMELSGAEIIAALEHSVSAYPTTSGGFLQVAGLKFAFDPTAPAGERISEVYITSNDEVVALDPAAFYKVATNTFTAKGGDGYDVFAAAYADGRVSEPGNIDYQMFIDYIATLGKVSPEVEGRINLTVPYADISILDEIYPYVQNLYYNGLLDGLFGEEFEADKALKQGEAVALAVRAAGIEAATVEEAIAAAVEAGILSDGKFQENKAVKRAGLALLLNRAFDYAGDDYVAGELAPFKDLKRADAETQKAITMLYDFGIVEGHNGQFKLNAAVSHAEAVKIVSLFLDELK
- the csaB gene encoding polysaccharide pyruvyl transferase CsaB encodes the protein MNIVLSGYYGFDNVGDEAILFAIIRALREWDPAVEITVLSNNPAYTAETYGVNAVNRWKPGEVRAALKQSDGLISGGGSLLQDKTGPKSIPYYLGVIKLAQWMKKPVFVYAQGMGPVSGKANRLLMKKVLQKAELLTVRDSQSKQLLEDIGITRSITVVPDPVMGLNPGDFQSNWLEKDPGIQTIAVSVRDWTENLDYLNDIAASLDELAERGNRIVFVPMHGEHDLKTSERTAAMMQQEALIAPHDSSIEEKMAIISEVDLLIGMRLHALIFAAAGSTPFLALSYDPKIDSFASITGQRVIGSVSPQDWNHKDLTAAAERILKNYAIEAEKLNEKALPLQKQAAGTANLVLDALRK